From a region of the Sebastes umbrosus isolate fSebUmb1 chromosome 10, fSebUmb1.pri, whole genome shotgun sequence genome:
- the si:dkeyp-121d4.3 gene encoding uncharacterized protein si:dkeyp-121d4.3 isoform X1, which produces MGRGSRPPMGPPGDNGPPFDMGPPGWGPPPPGGWGPPPDEWGPPPPGGWGPRGPPPPGGWGPRDSPPLGWGPRGGPSPPGWGPHPDDYRPPHPDDWLPPHPDDYRPPHPDDWRPPHPDDWRPPHPDDWRRPHPDYRPPHPDDYRPPHPDDWRPPPGWGPPGWGPERPPEPWGPEPVPPGPLPPVAPGPLPPVPPVAFPPLPPGPPPDPAAFGPVSMPPILPSACVPPSLGYPSYPPPGWPGGLEQLPPQPIVEEVMLNPPPDQPEWIKALISAPGAQSTLGETKKPAEELAVTSAADPAAAPKPKPKLDPSRTTRALGLLGKRTFDKPPPGRSTGIISFIGPSFGYIEREDLQKFTFSFAAFFGNPKAMTPGVRVHFTACKEKKNSLIATDVKVAPGGTENVDTEIYEAVVSQPITEPQPGERQYPGQVHVDIGPLRTNLTFDRKDSTVTLLKNDQVLINLLTDIVTEKRRATNIKPKIPSTFRLTDEIREEGVIISLNDNEGVIKSDEHGELPFNVKENFSDVEFTAEDVNEEVEFTVLTLKGGKQAIRMRRVKEPLLLTLSAATAAAAATAGDEEADDEESFLSPKSGVRQELGVNMMLDPELYEGIVSQTIIEPTPNMKGYPGQIHANIGPCKTNVTFDHRDCSVTLLKNDHVLINLLVDVVTKKRRAANIKPKIPFTFSYTREERELGVITFLGPKEGIVNSEEHGELPFDICENFSETNFNTKDIHKEVEFTVAEVNSEKRAIRLMRTKRVEDQILEEQKKREEEEKRKRREEEERRKQVEEERKRREEELEEKRREAERKKREEVALALAAAKCKWTPLGFHIRNPDTLDDISKERFQGTVLRAISKYPRKEIKKEPEENKEGPGAGQMLPGQVKIKVEEMDEGEKEEAEGKPEGEEGKEEEEEVKKKKQSVEAGGGAAEKPDPEMGRLVMTIDGEQKQLTFGPNDLLSTATMLDGDKVRFNIATHQETKEERAAYVEILPDSFEESIEQRRHGIVIEFSHATGIIKCAQNPQLYFHMSEVIEKKRLELNEKVEFSVVPHETAEGGNQAIRIKRFTESVFLPVRKLGGVGASKGKMTIKLGKASEDTEDEKPEADKLKAVVKNLRTQDIKTRRDYGASRRRHGRSRSPSRSRARSRSKSRSKSPPRDQFGRIGKKRRSPSPDRDRKSSRYRRSRSRERSNRPTKRRTKSRSRSRSRSKSSGRSRSRSMERSKEVAMKKRSKISREHEESHKRRRELSPPPRRGAVVDDELARKKRELDELNDMIAYKKSLVDPRQRTCIDYDHGRIAVPLTEYKPVRSILKKRPEGPEYLHRPYDDPYYDRPYSPYQDQRYGDRSGDPFASRSYTDRPYGERSYSDRPYENHPYGEPSYGGPPSASQRYTDRYDVYDEPYDDRYHDPAYADRPYNDSYRPVKQSQSPDPHGPSPSSQSGQYPVASSQPPLMNPAATSSSQPPLRPPSPTEPPPRSPSPTPQNTTPRQAPPALKPPLDRFLDMLNKKVDAEKKSEPVYVNDDLLPHERALQDGGGFSRIVGLAQEQPSSSLALEEKNTPLIPKRSSVERTSEEPKIKTEPYDKIQSLLRTIGLKLSTGDMSKLASRAQEKIYSPKSSSTEREILSSPREELQTSRTGSIESDHIHSPSPARSSSLEPLSKSKAVSEYEGFLDQQELEALKKAQQLQCFTKTMGSTPSTTPPPKPPPGPPPANYQHPTLPINWPVGVTTQIPTEQEHGHSMGTLAPPAAGQPPQRFGLPPGPPPGPPPRRPGQPPPGPPPGPPPRRPPGTPPFVPPSSHAVFPLIGQPPAAPPLNSSIPLQPSTTAAVSPPPSTPATSSPSNNSQSTISTTVFRCLKVIETVKSLAGPNKPVKSVQFSLPTSAPIPQAFAEPYDEIKTKQKEKLDLYNQRVLEKREQHYKDWLTKRKRSSKLDECKDVKWIFPGVPSTGEPKNVWICGHSLVYWAESRAKSPEVGMQLGMDPSKVTIWWKGTQGMTWSQLLPQLHQLKVTWPNPDVLIMHLGGNDLSTDSPTDLLASVKKDLTSMRGIFPQCVLVWSNILPRRVWRHSADNHEVDLVRTTVNRRIQNIISELGGTSLTHENIRCGTNTGLYRADGVHLSPKGIDIFNLNLQDFLEKWEMELT; this is translated from the exons ATGGGACGAGGAAGCCGACCCCCCATGGGACCGCCGGGTGATAACGGACCTCCGTTCGACATGGGTCCGCCTGGTTGGGGTCCTCCGCCGCCCGGTGGATGGGGGCCACCGCCCGATGAATGGGGCCCCCCGCCGCCCGGAGGATGGGGTCCAAGAGGCCCTCCGCCGCCTGGAGGGTGGGGACCGAGAGACTCTCCTCCGCTCGGCTGGGGACCAAGAGGGGGCCCATCACCGCCGGGCTGGGGGCCTCATCCAGATGACTACAGACCTCCTCACCCTGACGACTGGCTGCCTCCCCACCCCGATGACTACAGACCTCCTCACCCAGATGATTGGAGACCTCCTCACCCAGATGATTGGAGACCCCCTCATCCAGACGACTGGAGACGCCCTCACCCTGACTACAGACCTCCCCACCCTGATGACTACAGGCCTCCTCACCCTGACGACTGGAGACCCCCTCCgggctggggaccccctggctGGGGTCCGGAACGTCCCCCTGAGCCGTGGGGGCCCGAGCCAGTTCCCCCCGGACCCTTACCACCTGTTGCCCCCGGACCTTTACCACCTGTACCTCCTGTAGCGTTCCCTCCTCTACCCCCTGGACCTCCTCCGGATCCCGCAGCCTTCGGACCGGTGTCCATGCCGCCTATCCTCCCTTCAGCCTGCGTGCCTCCTTCATTGGGGTACCCGAGCTACCCTCCTCCTGGCTGGCCAGGAGGCCTGGAGCAGCTTCCTCCGCAG cccATCGTGGAGGAGGTGATGCTCAACCCGCCGCCCGATCAGCCTGAGTGG aTTAAAGCGTTGATCTCGGCTCCGGGCGCTCAGTCCACTTTGGGGGAAACTAAGAAACCTGCCGAGGAGCTGGCCGTCACATCTGCGGCTGACCCCGCCGCTGCCCCGAAACCAAAACCCAAACTGGATCCCAGCAGGACCACCAGAGCGCTCGGCCTGCTGGGAAAACGAACGTTTGATAA GCCTCCTCCAGGCAGGTCTACAGGGATCATCTCATTCATCGGG CCCTCGTTCGGCTACATCGAGAGAGAAGATCTGCAGAAGTTCACCTTCAGCTTCGCGGCCTTCTTTGGAAACCCCAAAGCCATGACGCCCGGGGTCAGAGTTCACTTCACCGCCTGCAAGGAGAAG AAGAACAGCTTGATAGCGACGGATGTGAAAGTGGCGCCGGGTGGAACGGAGAACGTGGACACGGAGATCTACGAGGCGGTGGTCAGCCAGCCCATCACGGAGCCTCAG CCCGGCGAGCGGCAGTACCCGGGTCAGGTCCACGTGGACATCGGGCCGCTGAGGACCAACCTGACGTTCGACAGGAAGGACAGCACGGTGACGCTGCTGAAGAATGACCAGGTGCTCATCAACCTGCTAACCGACATCGTCACGGAGAAGAGGAGAGCCACCAACATCAAACCCAAGATCCCGTCCACCTTCAGATTAACCGACGAGATCAGAGAGGAG GGAGTCATCATCAGCCTGAACGACAACGAAGGCGTCATCAAGTCTGACGAACACGGCGAGCTTCCCTTCAACGTCAAAGAGAACTTCAGCGACGTAGAGTTCACTGCCGAGGACGTCAACGAGGAGGTTGAGTTCACCGTCCTCACG CTGAAGGGGGGGAAGCAGGCCATCAGGATGCGGCGAGTGAAGGAGCCCCTCCTCCTAACGCTCTCCGCCGccactgctgctgccgctgccacTGCCGGCGACGAGGAGGCCGACGATGAAGAATCTTTTCTCAGTCCGAAATCCGGTGTCAGGCAGGAGCTGGGAGTCAACATGATGCTGGACCCAGAGCTGTATGAGGGCATCGTCAGCCAGACAATCATCGAGCCCACG cCTAACATGAAGGGTTACCCGGGTCAGATCCACGCCAACATCGGCCCCTGCAAGACCAACGTGACCTTCGACCACCGAGACTGCAGCGTGACGCTGCTGAAGAACGACCACGTGTTGATCAACCTGCTGGTGGACGTGGTGACGAAGAAGAGGAGAGCAGCCAACATCAAACCCAAGATCCCCTTCACCTTCAGCTacaccagagaggagagagagctg GGCGTCATCACCTTCCTGGGTCCGAAAGAAGGAATCGTCAACTCGGAGGAGCACGGCGAGCTTCCTTTCGACATCTGTGAGAACTTCAGCGAAACCAATTTCAACACCAAAGACATCCACAAGGAGGTGGAGTTCACGGTGGCCGAG GTGAATTCAGAGAAGAGAGCCATCAGGCTGATGAGGACGAAGAGGGTTGAGGACCAAATCCTGGAAGAGCAGAAGaaacgggaggaggaggagaagaggaagaggagggaggaggaggagaggaggaaacaagtggaggaggagaggaagaggagggaggaggagctggaggagaaacGAAGAGAggcggagaggaagaagagggaggaggtggcGCTGGCGCTGGCAGCGGCCAAATGCAAA TGGACGCCGCTTGGCTTCCACATCAGAAACCCCGACACGCTGGACGACATCAGCAAGGAGCGATTCCAAGGCACCGTCCTCCGAGCCATCTCCAAATATCCACGTAAGGAGATCAAGAAGGagccggaggaaaacaaggagGGACCAGGAGCTGGACAGATGCTCCCCGGACAG GTAAAAATTAAAGTGGAGGAAATGGATGAAGGTGAGAAGGAAGAGGCGGAAGGAAAAcctgaaggagaggagggaaaggaggaagaggaggaggtgaagaagaagaagcagtctGTGGAGGCTGGAGGTGGAGCGGCGGAGAAACCGGACCCAGAGATGGGTCGACTGGTGATGACCATCGACGGTGAACAGAAGCAGCTTACCTTCGGTCCCAACGACCTGCTGAGCACCGCCACCATGCTGGACGGAGACAAG GTGCGTTTCAACATCGCCACCCATCAGGAGACCAAAGAGGAACGAGCCGCCTACGTGGAGATCCTCCCCGACTCCTTCGAAGAGTCCATCGAACAACGCCGACAC GGCATCGTGATCGAGTTCTCCCACGCCACCGGAATCATCAAGTGTGCTCAGAACCCTCAGCTCTACTTCCACATGTCAGAGGTCATTGAGAAGAAGAGGCTGGAGCTCAACGAGAAGGTCGAGTTCAGCGTCGTCCCT CATGAAACGGCAGAGGGGGGAAACCAGGCCATCAGGATAAAACGTTTCACCGAGAGCGTTTTCCTCCCCGTCAGGAAGTTGGGCGGTGTCGGGGCGAGTAAAGGAAAG ATGACCATCAAGCTGGGTAAAGCTTCAGAAGACACTGA GGATGAAAAACCAGAGGCAGACAAGCTGAAGGCGGTGGTGAAAAATCTTAGAACGCAGGACATCAAGACCAGAAGGGATTATGGTGCCTCTCGCCGTAGACATGGCAGGAGCAGGAGTCCGAGTAGGAGTAGGGCCAGGAGTAGGAGTAAAAGTAGAAGCAAGAGTCCGCCCAGAGACCAGTTTGGACGTATCGGCAAAAAGAGACGCAGCCCCAGCCCTGACCGCGACCGTAAAAGCAGCAGGTACAGACGAAGCCGAAGCCGAGAGAGGTCAAACAGGCCCACCAAGAGGCGCACGAAGAGCCGCAGCAGGAGTCGCAGCCGAAGCAAGAGCTCCGGCAGGAGTCGCAGCAGGAGCATGGAGAGAAGCAAGGAGGTGGCCATGAAGAAGAGGAGCAAAATCAGCAGAGAGCACGAAGAAAGTcacaagaggaggagggagttaAGCCCTCCTCCCAGACGCGGCGCAGTCGTGGATGACGAGCTGGCGAGGAAGAAGCGGGAGCTGGACGAGCTGAATGACATGATTGCCTACAAAAAATCGCTGGTGGACCCTAGACAGAGGACCTGCATAGACTACGACCATGGTCGGATCGCTGTCCCACTCACTGAATACAAACCAGTCCGGTCCATCCTGAAGAAACGACCAGAGGGACCCGAATACCTCCACCGGCCCTATGACGATCCTTATTATGACCGGCCATACAGTCCTTACCAAGATCAGCGGTACGGTGACCGCTCCGGTGATCCGTTCGCCAGTCGTTCCTACACTGATCGCCCTTATGGTGAGCGTTCCTACAGTGATCGCCCTTATGAAAATCATCCCTATGGTGAACCTTCGTATGGTGGCCCTCCGTCTGCCAGCCAGCGTTACACTGATCGCTACGATGTTTATGACGAACCATATGACGATCGCTACCATGACCCAGCATATGCGGACCGACCATACAATGATTCGTATCGCCCTGTCAAACAGAGCCAGTCTCCAGATCCTCATGGTCCCTCACCTTCTTCTCAGTCCGGCCAATATCCTGTAGCCTCCAGCCAACCTCCCTTGATGAATCCTGCTGCCACTTCATCTTCCCAACCCCCTTTAAGACCTCCTTCTCCCACAGAACCGCCTCCTAGAAGCCCGTCTCCGACACCGCAGAACACAACACCACGCCAGGCACCTCCAGCGTTGAAACCACCCCTCGATCGCTTTCTTGACATGCTTAATAAAAAGGTGGATGCTGAAAAGAAATCAGAACCGGTTTATGTGAACGATGACCTTCTCCCTCATGAGCGGGCGCTTCAAGATGGCGGGGGTTTCTCTCGTATTGTGGGATTGGCTCAAGAGCAACCCAGCAGCAGTCTAGCTCTAGAAGAGAAAAATACACCGCTAATCCCTAAAAGGTCCTCAGTAGAGAGAACAAGTGAGGAACCAAAGATCAAGACAGAACCCTACGACAAGATCCAAAGTCTACTCCGTACGATCGGCCTGAAGCTGAGTACAGGAGATATGTCCAAACTGGCGAGCCGAGCCCAAGAGAAAATCTACAGCCCCAAGTCCTCATCCACAGAAAGAGAGATTTTGTCGTCCCCAAGAGAAGAACTGCAAACGAGTAGAACCGGTTCCATTGAATCGGATCACATCCATTCGCCCTCACCTGCCAGGTCCTCCAGTCTGGAGCCACTCAGCAAATCTAAAGCTGTCTCGGAGTATGAAGGATTCCTGGACCAGCAGGAGTTGGAGGCACTAAAGAAGGCGCAACAGCTGCAGTGTTTTACCAAGACAATGGGGAGCACACCCTCCACCACTCCTCCTCCAAAACCTCCTCCCGGGCCTCCACCTGCCAACTACCAACATCCAACCCTACCAATCAACTGGCCCGTTGGAGTCACTACCCAGATTCCCACAGAACAGGAGCATGGGCACAGCATGGGCACTCTagctcctcctgcagctggtcAACCACCCCAGAGATTTGGACTTCCTCCAGGACCTCCCCCTGGACCTCCTCCACGGCGTCCTGGACAGCCTCCTCCAGGACCTCCACCTGGACCTCCACCCCGTCGCCCTCCCGGAACGCCTCCTTTTGTTCCACCCTCCAGTCATGCAGTCTTTCCTTTAATTGGCCAGCCTCCTGCAGCTCCACCCCTTAACTCCTCAATTCCTTTGCAGCCTTCAACCACTGCCGCAgtatcaccaccaccatcaacaCCTGCAACATCGAGTCCTTCAAACAATAGCCAATCAACCATCTCTACGACCGTGTTTAGGTGCCTGAAGGTCATAGAGACGGTGAAATCTCTGGCTGGGCCAAACAAACCGGTCAAATCAGTCCAGTTCAGTTTACCCACTTCAGCACCCATTCCTCAGGCCTTCGCCGAGCCGTATGATGAAATAAAGACCAAGCAGAAGGAGAAG cTGGATTTGTATAACCAGAGGGTTTTGGAAAAGAGGGAGCAACACTACAAGGATTGGCTAACCAAACGGAAACGGAGTTCAAAGTTGGACGAGTGCAAGGATGTCAAATGGATCTTCCCAG GCGTGCCATCCACCGGCGAACCCAAGAACGTTTGGATCTGCGGTCATTCACTGGTGTACTGGGCGGAGTCGCGGGCCAAGTCTCCGGAGGTAGGTATGCAGCTTGGCATGGACCCCAGCAAGGTGACCATCTGGTGGAAGGGCACCCAGGGCATGACGTGGTCCCAGCTCCTGCCCCAGCTCCACCAGCTGAAGGTCACCTGGCCCAACCCGGACGTCCTCATCATGCACCTGGGCGGCAACGACCTGAGCACCGACAGCCCCACCGACCTGCTGGCCTCTGTCAAGAAGGACCTGACCTCCATGAGAGGCATCTTCCCGCAGTGCGTCCTCGTGTGGTCCAACATCCTCCCTCGGAGGGTGTGGCGTCACTCGGCCGACAACCACGAAGTCGATCTGGTCCGAACCACCGTGAATCGCAGGATCCAAAACATCATCTCAGAGCTGGGCGGCACCTCGCTGACCCACGAAAACATCAGGTGCGGCACAAACACGGGCCTGTATCGGGCCGACGGCGTCCATCTGTCCCCCAAAGGCATCGACATTTTCAATCTGAACCTGCAGGATTTCCTGGAGAAGTGGGAGATGGAGCTGACCTAG